In Flavobacterium sp. GSB-24, the genomic window TTCGTCGTAAAAGCTTTTGTTTTAATTCTCGGCGCGGGCGGACTGGCAACAATGTGGGAAGCTGTTTTTGCTGATGTTGGAGTAGCTTTACTAGCAATTTTGAATGCTGTTAGAATTCAGAAGATGAAGTTTTAATTTGTACCAAAAAATAAAAGCCCATTTCCCAAAGAAAATGGGCTGATTAGATTTACAGATTTAGGACAATTTACAAACTAACTAAATTATTTCGGCATTTCAGGAACCATAATTCTTCTTGTTGGCGTACTCAAAGTTTCAATAAAAGCCAGAAGATCGCTTATTTCTTCTTTATTTAAATTCAGTTTTTTAAGTGCAGGATCTACTTTCGGAATTAAGGAATCTCTCGCTGTTCCAAGATATTTTTTCTGAACTGGCGAAGGATTTCCTCCATTATACAATTCTACCACATCTAAAAGAGTAGGAAAATGCCCGTGATGCATCCAAGGTTTTGTGTTTACGACTTCACGCAATGTTGGCGTTCTGAATTTGCCAATATCTTTTACATCTTTGGTAACATTATAACGGCCAAAATCTTCATTTTTTGTTCCGAATAAAGTCTGACCGTCATTATGAAACTGATTATCGCTGAAATAAGGCGTATTATGACAATTGATGCATTGTGCCTTAGTTCTGAACAAATGCATTCCTTTAACCTGAGAATCAGTATAAGCCTCTGATTTTCCGCTCACAAATTGGTCAAATTTACTTTTCGGACTATTGATTGATCTTTCAAAAGTCGCTATCGCATATTGAATTCGTTCTAAAGTCACTTTTTTATTTCCAAAAGCGGCAGTAAATAGTTTATTATAACCTTTAATCTTCGCAATTTTATCAACGGCAATCGTCAGTTTTTCATTCATTTCTAGCGGATCTGAAACAGGAAACTGCGCCTGATCTTCTAAACTGGATGCGCGTCCGTCCCAAAATAAGGAAGTGGCATACGCCGAATTTAAAATTGTCATCGAATTACGTTTTCCCGTTTGGCGATCATGCCCGAAAGAACGCGTCAAATTATCCGTCCAGCCCAATTCCGGATTATGACAGGAAGCGCACGCAATTTGTCCGCTTCGGGATAACCTCGGATCAAAAAATAAAATCTTTCCCAAACTTTCTTTTTCCTTAGAATATGGATTATAAGCTGGATAAGGAACCGCAGGAAGTACTCCAATATCCTGAAATTTAGTTTTATCGACACTTTCATGCAATTCCGCAGCAGGCCATTTTGAAGCATCACCGCCAGAATAAATTTTTCGTAATTCCTGAACATCAATATAATCTGGTTCTTCAACGCTTTTATAAGCCGACAAACCCAGCAGGAATAGGAGAGGGAAGATTAGTTTTTTCAATTTGCTTTGTTTTTTTATGTTTTTGTTTTTTTTTTGTTTCAGGTTTCAGGTTTCAAGTTGCTGCAGAGCGTGAAACTTGAAACCTGAAACTTTATTTTTTTGTTTTACCCGCCAAAAGCTTTGTCAAAGTTTTAAACTTTGACAAAGCTCTATCGCAATCAACCATCAACCATCAACCATCAACCATCAACCATCAACCATCAACAATTAACCATCAACAATTAAAGAGTTACTTCTTTCGGGCATTCAATACTTAAAGGAGTTGGTTTGGTATAAACTCTGTTATTGTACATTCTGTATTGCGTAGAAACAGTTCCTCCAAAAAGTTTATCATTTGTTAGTTTTAGTTCAAATGAAATTTCGTATAAACCATTGCTGATTTCTTTGTAAGTTCCATCTCCGGAAATAGCTATAACATGTGTATTTGTGGCACTCGATCCGATAGTAATATCCTGCGGAATTACGAGAACTGTTCCTTCTGTTTTGCTGTTTCCGTTTGCTGGGAAAAACTCTAACGCTGAGGTGATATTAAATCCAGGAGAAACTGCAGCTGAATTACTTTCATTTGAAAACCATCTTTTTAAGCCAAAAGAATTAACTGTATTAGTCCCAGTTGAAACATTAAATCCGATTTTGAAAGCGTCGTGGTAAACATCGTCATTTGGATTTGCTGTCCCTTTATCGCTGTATAAAATAGCATTTTCGTTATCTTTTGTTACAATAACCGGAAAAGTTAAAGCGTTAAAAGTCTGCCATGTACAGTTTCCATTATTATTGAACCAATGTTCGCCGTATGTCAAATAAAAGGCATTGGTTGGATCTGTAAATTTTGATGCGGGATACGCCTGAACATCTCTTGGCGATTTTATAGGTTTTACAATAGTAAGATTAATACTTCCGGTGGCGTTATAATTTGGAATATTTACTAATGTAATTTTTGATTCATAACGAGCATCATCATTTTGAATATCTTCAAGCAGTGTTAAATGATAATTGATGGAACTTCTGTTGTCACCAAAATCGTCATGCGTTAATGAATATTCAAAACCATTTTGGAATTTGAAAATAGATGCATTTTCTATTTCAGAAGGGAAAAATCCGTTAGGGAAATTTACTTTAAAGTCAATAGTTTCGCCAACTTCTCCTTTGATCACATATTGGTTAACAGGAAAGGTGTAATTGGTTGCAATTGTTCCTAAATCAATTTTAAAAGTATCATTTGGATAGGTTGAGTTTAAATTTCCGATATGAATTTCTGGATCTGAAACGGTTTCTAATTTTAAAGTAATACTTTGGTTAGCAGTCCATCTTTTATCAAAAGAAACAGCGATAGTATCGGTTAGTTTAGTTCCCTGAAAAGTTAACTGATTAACTGGATTTACTGTAAAACTTTCGTTATCACCTGTTGATGAAACTGCACTAAAATTGGCAGTAACCGTATTTTTTAAGTTACGAGTTGTTAATGCAACTGGCACTTTCAATGTTTTTACTGAAGTATTTACGTAATTAGACACAGGAGCTAAACTTCCGTTTACAGTTGGATATTCTACAGGTGTATTATCGCTTTTTACCAAGAAATTGAATCTTAAAAACGGATCAATTTCAGAACCTAATTTATAGTCATCTTTTGAACAGGAAATAAATAGTACTCCTATGAACAATATGCTAAATATCTTAATACGAGTCATTTTGTTGAAAGTTAGGGTTAAGATTAGTGTTGAATGTTGGTATTGGCAATACAAATTTTAAAGAAGGATATGTCACGCTGCAGCTAGTTGAAATACAGCCGTCATTTCTTGAAATATTCTTATGATTGCGAACAAGATCAAAAAATAAATGACCTTCAAAGCAAAGTTCTTTTCTTCTTTCTAATAAAATATTTTCTTTAAGATTCACCGTACTAGTTAATAATGCAGCATTTGCACGGGCGCGGATAATGTTGATATCTGCCATAGCGATATCCGCTCTGTTGGTTTCATAAGCAGCTTCGGCACGTATTAAATACATCTCACTCAATCTGAATGCAACATAACCCGCATTATTTTGGAATTTTCTAGTGAAGTTATAATTTACAGGAGCTAAAACGCCATTTACTAAAGTCTGCAATGGCTGCGTCAGGAATAATTGTTTTCTTAAATCCGAATTTTCATAGAGATTAACCAAATCATCAGATGCGACATATTTATTATAGCTTGTTGCCGATGTATATCCAAAATAGCTTGCCATAGAACTACCAGCAACACCCTCAGAATCTTTTGGAATCGAAAATTCTAATAAAATTTCAGATA contains:
- a CDS encoding cytochrome c peroxidase gives rise to the protein MKKLIFPLLFLLGLSAYKSVEEPDYIDVQELRKIYSGGDASKWPAAELHESVDKTKFQDIGVLPAVPYPAYNPYSKEKESLGKILFFDPRLSRSGQIACASCHNPELGWTDNLTRSFGHDRQTGKRNSMTILNSAYATSLFWDGRASSLEDQAQFPVSDPLEMNEKLTIAVDKIAKIKGYNKLFTAAFGNKKVTLERIQYAIATFERSINSPKSKFDQFVSGKSEAYTDSQVKGMHLFRTKAQCINCHNTPYFSDNQFHNDGQTLFGTKNEDFGRYNVTKDVKDIGKFRTPTLREVVNTKPWMHHGHFPTLLDVVELYNGGNPSPVQKKYLGTARDSLIPKVDPALKKLNLNKEEISDLLAFIETLSTPTRRIMVPEMPK